Proteins encoded in a region of the Nicotiana tomentosiformis chromosome 9, ASM39032v3, whole genome shotgun sequence genome:
- the LOC108947924 gene encoding secreted RxLR effector protein 161-like: MSNAKSIGTPMSPSTRLDRDEHGKSVDKTKYHGMIGSLLYLRASRPDIVFSVYVDLVGDKEDRKSTSGTCQLLGKALVSWNSKKHGLVALSTTEVEYIAIGQCCAQLL; this comes from the exons ATGAGCAATGCCAAATCAATTGGAACTCCTATGAGTCCCTCTACAAGATTAGATAGGGATGAACATGGGAAATCAGTAGACAAAACCAAGTATCATGGAATGATTGGATCTCTATTATATCTAAGGGCTAGTCGACCAGATATCGTGTTCAGTGTTT atgTTGATCTTGTAGGTGACAAGGAAGACAGAAAAAGCACAAGTGGGACTTGTCAATTACTGGGAAAGGCACTAGTCTCCTGGAACAGTAAGAAACATGGATTAGTAGCTCTTTCCACAACTGAAGTAGAGTACATTGCAATTGGACAATGTTGTGCTCAATTACTATGA
- the LOC138899245 gene encoding uncharacterized protein: MAAPPNFEEGQSTYRPPRFNGQYYGWWKTKMHDFIMSNDSELWGVICDGPFVPMKTIGETIVTVPKTSKEYNDADRKAIEKSFGVKKILICGIELDEYNIISACQSAKEIWEALQTAYEGIIQVKQPKIDMLTTEYELFRMKDDESIQDMHTCFTFIINELHSLGEIIQRNKLVRSILSVLPGFWESKVNAITEAKDLQKLTIDELIENLKTYEMKKKKDHERREPKKEKNMVLKENNSDSSGDDADMAYLTRRFQKMVCRNGGIPKKGSSSRPKGYDCCQKCEKPRNIIKDCPLHKQD; the protein is encoded by the coding sequence atggctgctccaccaaactttgaagaaggtcaatcaacctacagaccaccaagattcaatggacaatactacggatggtggaagacaaagatgcatgattttatcatgtCTAACGATTCAGAGCTTTGGGGTGTCATTTGCGATGGACCCTTCGTCCCTATGAAGACCATTGGCGAGACAATAGTGACAGTTCCAAAGACAAGTAAGGAGTACAACGATGCCGACCGCAAAGCTATAGAGAAAAGCTTCGGAGTAAAGAAGATCCTCATCTGTGGTATTGAACTAGACGAGTATAACATAATTTCAGCTTGTCAATCTGCCAAGGAGATCTGGGAGGCTCTCCAAACTGCATATGAAGGAATAATTCAGGTCAAGCAGCCAAAGATCGACATGCTCACtactgagtatgaactcttcaggatgaaggatgatgagtccattcaggacatgcacacTTGCTTCACTTTCATCATCAATGAGCTCCACTCTCTAGGAGAGATCATTCAAAGGAACAAACTGGTCAGGTCAATACTCAGTGTATTACCCGGTTTTTGGGAGAGTAAAGTCAATGCTATCACAGAGGCAAAAGATCTGCAAAAGCTGACTATTGACGAACTCATTGAAAATCTGAAGACCtacgaaatgaagaaaaagaaggatcATGAAAGAAGAGAACCCAAAAAGGAGAAGAACATGGTTCTCAAGGAAAACAACAGTGACTCAAGTGGTGATGATGCTGACATGGCATATTTGACAAGGAGGTTTCAGAAAATGGTTTGCAGAAATGGAGGTATTCCGAAAAAGGGCAGTTCTAGCAGACCAAAAGGCTATGATTGCTGTCAGAAATGCGAGAAGCCAAGAAATATCATCAAAGATTGTCCTCTCCACAAGCAAGACTAG